In Anthonomus grandis grandis chromosome 6, icAntGran1.3, whole genome shotgun sequence, one DNA window encodes the following:
- the LOC126737728 gene encoding uncharacterized protein LOC126737728, translated as MVYKNIDISQYHRLISFLKVKSKGYVPKKSKVLEGEPIIKFIKKAPDDIYLVHKVILVMGVFGGLRRDELVKMTNSIDDIEDRGTALVVKVPETKTSTSKSFTIIEEDLGALNLIRKYAALRAAGIKERRFFLTYRKSRCTVQPVGKNTIGSVPTLVAKFLKLDNAEAYTGHCLRRTS; from the exons atggtctataaaaatatagacatctcgcaataccatcgtctcatatcttttttaaaagttaagtcgaaaggatatgtcccgaagaagtctaaagttttggaaggagaaccaataataaaatttattaagaaggctCCTGATGATATATACTTGGTACACAAAGTCATATTGGTAATGGGTGTTTTTGGAGGTTTACGACGAGATGAGTTGGTCAAAATGACCAACTC CATAGATGATATTGAAGATAGAGGAACGGCCTTGGTTGTAAAGGTACCAGAaactaaaacttcaacttcaaaaagttttactattattgaagaagatttaggcgctttaaatttaataagaaagtaCGCAGCATTAAGAGCAGCGGGAATAAAGGAGCGAAGATTCTTTCTTACCTATAGAAAGAGTCGCTGTACAGTACAACCTGTTGGAAAAAATACCATAGGAAGCGTCCCAACCTTGgtcgcaaaatttttaaaactggataaTGCAGAAGCTTATACCGGCCACTGTTTGCGTCGCACATCGTAA